The nucleotide window GGCTGAGGACGAGATCAAGCCTTACATCAGCCGCTGCTCTGTGTGCGAGGCCCCGGCCGTGGCCATCGCCGTCCACAGCCAAGATGTCTCCATCCCCCACTGCCCGGCGGGCTGGCGGAGCCTGTGGATCGGGTACTCCTTCCTCATGGTAGGTGGTGTTTTTCATTCCCCTCCTGGGACCAGGTGGAGCTATCCCCATCTATGCCCTAGCTGAGACATAGGAAGGACACACGGACTTGGAACAGTAAATCAGGGCTGCAGATCTGAGCTCAGTAAGTAAGgtctggatcccagcacccatgtcaggagcGTGCATGGAGCCCCACTTCCGGAGGCAGATGGTCAGCTCTCAGGCTCTCTCTTTTTAGCAGCCAGCCCAGCTAAAAAGCTCCAGATTCAAGGAGAGATCCCCttctcaaaaaataaggcagaAACCAATTGAAAAAAACAACCCAGTTTCACCCTGTGACCtccacagaaatacacacagacacacacacacacacacacacacacacacacacatacatgcgtgcaCACCACACAGGACAATTGCTCAAGTGGCGTGCCATGCGAGGGCACCGGGAACAGAAGCAGAGGACCCTGCCTCGGCTTGACCTAGGCTAGCTGGGCCGTGTGCTGGGCCAGGGGCTTTCTCCACACGATTCCGGACTGATTTGCCACCACACATTTGCACAAAATGCAGTTTTTCTGTCTTAGCACCTAAGTCCACGCTTTCTGCTTCGCCACAGTTTAAGTTAATGgaagaattctctgcagagtgctGAGGCGCTTGCACAGAATCGTTCTGGGGCGCAGCATACCCCTACACGGCATGCGCTGACTGCTCGGTCTCAACGCTGCTGGAAGCCTGGGGTGCGCTCCTGTGCTGGGTCCCTGCGTGGCTGGTCCTGTGGTGTTCGCTCCCTGTGttagttttctttgctttgttttagttttggctcTTTTGAAAGAGTCCCACTCGGTATCCCAACCTATCCTTATAGTtttagcaatcctcctgcctcagcttacaAACATGAGCTACTTCtgggtgatggcacatgcctttaatcccagcacttgggaggcagaggcaggtggatctcagattgaggccagcctagtctacagagtgagttccaggacagctagggctacacagagaaaccctgggtggggggaaaaaaaaaaggaaaaacaaacctaaaaaccATGAGCAAGCAAGCCCAGCCTATTTCAGTTTTTCCCCCAATATACTAAGCATTTTGAATGAATAATTGACagccttttaaaattgtttaaccAAAATATAGTCGGCCATGTCTACAGACTGCACCTCTTTCCTGGCTGCAGCCTCCGTTGGACGGTAGTCAACAGTGCATGCCTTGCCTGCACCTGCAACACCCCCTCATCAGCTGGCCAACGTCCTACGTGAGGCCCAGTCCCCTTAGCACCGCCgagcaccctggaggcagagcACGCTCCCCAGGGTCTGTGTAGACAGACATTCCTGTTACTGGCTTAGTGAACAAACAAGGAGCAAGGATGCAGCTCACTCagaagtggaggccagaggagcgagagttcaaggccatcctctgcCACTTAGaaagtctgaggccaggctgtgCAATGTGAGAGCCTGTAAACCAGGATGGGGGTGCATGCTCTTCAGCTGGGCTGCTTGGGACCCAATCACTGAGCCCAGGACTTCAGCACCTGCTCGGGCAATGTAGTGAGTTTCTGCCTTAAACATATGTAAATAGCACAGTCAGCAGAGCGGCCTGGGTGCTTCAGGCCTCCGGGCCCTCTCACACTCCATCTCCCACTCCACACAGCACACTGCAGCTGGGGACGAAGGCGGCGGCCAGTCCCTGGTGTCGCCGGGCAGCTGCCTGGAGGACTTCCGTGCCACGCCGTTCATCGAGTGTAACGGGGGCCGCGGGACCTGCCACTACTTCGCCAACAAGTACAGCTTCTGGCTGACCACCATCCCCGAGCAGAACTTCCAGAGCACGCCGTCCGCCGACACGCTCAAGGCAGGCCTCATCCGCACGCACATCAGCCGCTGTCAAGTGTGCATGAAGAATCTGTGAGCCGCCGCCCTGCCAGCAGCCGGGGGAAGGCCACTTTGGTGCTTACCCTTTTgtacttgtttcttttttgtttgtttgagacagtgtctcgcTTTTCATCCCTGCCCAGCCGGGAACCATGTAACCTGGCCGGCCTCCAACTTGTGGCAAACCTCTGGCCTCAGCTTCCCgattgctgggattacgggcgtgTGCCACCCACCCAGCTTGGTGCTTACTTGTAACTTATTACCTCAGATGCTGACCCCAAAGTTGATCATAGTATTTTCTTTAAGAACAAAACTGCCAAAGCAATTCTGCACCAGCACTCACAGCGGTCGCCTGCCTGTAAGCACGTGGGTGCTGGTTCCTCCGGGCTCGGTCATGCGTGGCCCCCAGCCGTGCTGACACCCGGCTCCTGGAGCCCTCACCGTGTGGGCCATGGATATCGTGCCGTCAGGTGCAGCCAGCACTCACTGTCTGTGTGTCCCTCCACGTCCACTGGCTGCAGGCGGCTcaccttcctcccctctttccctaAAATAAGACAGACGCTGCCGGGCGGCAGATGAGACTGTGGCCAGTGAAGGCTGGGGCTCTCTGTCACCTGTCTCCACCCAAGGATGCTTGCAGTGCACTCTGTCCAGTCCTGTTTTCCTGCGGAGGGGAGGGGAGTACTGTTTTCTACCAAATCGATAGCTGCCGCCTCCCGAGTCCCCACATGATGGCGCCTGCCTTTTTAAGACCCTGACTCTGGCACATGGCTCGCACCCACCGGGAAGGCGAGGTCTCTCTAGCCCTCACCAGCATCTACTGGAAGGAGCACTTAGCAAGGCATTCACAGTGGCGTCCACAACCTGTGTCACCCTAAACACCTCCCTCCCCAACCTCAGTCCCTGCAGCGAGCTGTTCTAAGACTTCCCTGTGTAACACAACAAATAAAAGACATTCTAAGTATCTGGCTGACTCTCAtatccccaccctcaccccccatccccgtgtgtgtgtgtgtgtgtgtgtgtgtgtgtgtgtgtgtgtgtgtgtgtgtgaaggggaaCACACAGGTGCTCGTGTAGGTATCATTCCCCAGGTGCCAcccaccattcttttttttaaacccgGGATCTCTCACAAGGCTGACTGGCCGGCTGGCaggcctcagagatccacctgtctcagcaTGTGTGTGGTTCAGTGGGAGCAACCTGccattttctgtgtttcagcagACCTGGCCCCTGTCTGTAGTGTATCACTCAAACAATCGAGGAATTGTTTGGGAATCACTCACATGTCCGAGTGGGGAGGCTGGGACCCCTAAGTACATTCCCGAGGTCCTTCACGGTCCCAATATGGCTTCCAGCTCCACTGTCAGCATCATCCAGCCTCTGATGGCTCTGGAACCTGCCTGGGATGTGGCcctgtgggaggaagtgtgtcaccgggagcaagctttgaggtttcaaagactCGGGATTCTTGGTTCCTTACTCTCTGTGGTTGTGGTGGATCATAGTGCGAGCTCTCAGCCGTGCCTTCACACCAACATCACGGACTctgaccctctgaaaccataagccaaatgaaatgctttcttttacaagttgCCTTAATGACAGAGTGTTATCTTAGCAGTAGAAAAGCAGCTAACACAGTGTCCTTTGGGAGGATGGACTGCAAAGGCTAAAGGCCCCATTGTGAAGACGCAGAGGGACATGGAGAGAGTATGTGTCTTTCCTGGGTCCAAATGTACCCCACCAGTCCCCCGCTCCAACACCTCCTGCAGATACACCTCTGCCAAATGCAGGAGTGACAGGAACTGCTCTGTCCTTTGCATGGCCAAAGGCCAAGGACAGGAGATAGATGGGGTGAGTGGGGCAGCTTGGTAGATTGGTGCCATGGTGGCATTAAGTAGCCCTAGCATTTCTGTGATTCCTACGGAGCCATCTGCTGCTCCGAGGGACAGACGATGCCTCTCTCTGTGGTGGGACATGGTTGTCCTTTTGCCTTCTGATGGCTTCACCCTCATTTCACACTTGAGAAGGCCCCTGGGAATCTCTAGAGCTCCCATACCTCACTATCAGGGTCGACAGGCCAGCAAATTCAATTACCCACAGAGATTTCCAGGCCTCTGTGACTCCCCACAGGGAGAAACTGATTGAGAGGTGGAGTGGGAAATGAAGTTTATTGAACTGTCCAGGGCCAGGGGAGGGACCCTTAGAAGACGGGAGAACCCCTGACATTCATGAGACAGAAGCAGCCTGCTTCTGGCCTGCACCCTCCCCAGCGGCACCACCTCCCCTTCGGCCCTAAGGAGAGCAGGGTGTGGAGGAGTGCTTGGGATCACATGAGGCTCATTCTAGCTACCAACACACAGTGGCCTCAGAGGCCCTTTGCAATCTGGGAGCCTCCAGTCCTCACCCCGGAACGAACGTGCTTCCAGCCAGGACTTCCTCAGAGTGGCACAGCAGTGGGTTCCATGTGTGGTGAGCCACAGGGAGCCAGCTGCAGACATGTCGATGGCCTGAGGAAGAGTGTGGGCCCACAGACTTCCAAGACAAGCGTCAAGGGGCTCTCGTGTGCCCAGCACACTCTTCCCTGAGCTGATTCCCTGGCCTGATTCCTGATTCCCTGACCTGATTCCCTGGCCCGAGAGAAGTGTGGGGAGGGGATGATGCTATGGAGGCTTGAAGAACACCGACAGCAGCCACGGGCAGGGAGCACAGATGGGAAGTGCCATCCCGACCTACAGCCAATGTTATCTTCAAGGGGCACAAAGCCCTAGGGAGAACCACACAGCTGAAGTCCCTGGGGCCTGGGTGTCAGGGTCTGCCTTCTCAGACATCTGTGGTCATCCCTCCAATGGTGGCTCTGCAGAGCTGGGGGCCCCCAGGAACAAAGAACCATTTTCCCTCCACTGTGGGAGTGAAAACCTCCCTCTGCCCCCCCATCTCAAGAGCTTCTGCAAAAGCACCTACTGTAAGACTATGTAATGGGCAAAGTGGGAACCAGGCCCTGGTCTGGAGGCTGTTTCCTGTCAGTCAGCAGCTCTTCCCACAGTAGGGCGACTGAGGAAGGCATGACAGTTGTGCTTTCTAAGAAGCCAGTCCCAGGACCTGAGGAAAATGGGGACTCAAGACAGGCAGCAGCCAGAATTTGACATAGCTAACCTCAAACCTCCCTGCCACCATGGCCAAGTTTGATTCCTCAAGAGCAGTGGGAAAcggctggggctgtctctgactaagGACACCCTGGAGCCTGACGGCAGCCCCAGCTCCTGGCCCCTGGCAATGTTGGGGGCATATTTCTCAGATCACTTCCCCATCCTGCAGAGATCCACACTGCCCGAAAAGGCAAGTCACCCACTGGTGACCCACAGAACTGGTGGCTTCCTAGAGAAATGCCAGCCCCGGGGCCCCACAAATAGGACCCAAGGACCTGGTTCCCCGTGGAGGGACCAAGGCTGATGTACAAAGTTCCCAAGAAGCACTGCTAAGGAAAGATGCCAGGGCTTGGCTCACGACATCATGCCATTTCATTCTTCCTGAACAGACTTATCGCCAGAGGGATGAGGGTGTACAGACTGCTAAGCCAGCATCTGGTGAATTAACTGTCCCTCGCCTGGGCCGCACAGGGCCAGCAAAGTTCTAGGAGCCCAAAGTCACTTTTATTTCTCCTGTAACATTGCAGGTGGCACACTGGCATAGAACTGGCATTCTGTTCCTGAAcaccagccccctcccccccccatgtgACCTCTCAAGACAGCAGCTGGGAAACTCAGTGCAGACACAACTCAAGTCAGAGAATACTGTGAAGAGAGGACCCTGGAAATTCACCAGCCCACCCAGGACCTCAAACATGAACTGCAAAAATCATATCATGTGAAAACAGTTTCATTCtgaagtgtcacatatttccaGGATGTGTAACTGGTCAAGATTACAGTTCACAGACAGGAAGTCTAGCTTCTGCTCCTATTGGATATGTCAGCTCAGCAAAGCAAACTTACCCACTTTCTGTTTTTAACAAGCTGTTGTGAAACAAAAGGTGGGGGCGCGGGGATCCACTTCAGCAGGAGGAAGCCTTGGCCATGGTGCTCTAGCCCAGGCTCCATGGCAGGTGCAGGCTTTTCAGGCAAGGCCACCCAGGCCTGCAGCAGCCTGGCCCACCAAGACATGGCCCTTCAGCAGCATTAGCAAATCCCACCCCCGGATCTGACCAGGGCCTGGCCTCTCCGCCTCATGGAAGCCCGTtcctgcctgcttgctctcaaTGACATCGCTAAGAACACAGGGGctattgtgtcccacaagtgcCTGTCAGCTTCATGCAGAGGGGCCACCTCACCGCCCACAGGAAAACCACAAAGGGTTTTGACTTGGAACGTGGGAGCGCCCTTCAGAGCAGATCAGGATCAAGGCTGTGAGTATAACCACTACTGCAGTTCAGGCCGCCCACACAGCTTGGTAAAAGACCCATCCATATATCCTGCCATGTGTAACGACGGAAGCACAAAGACTCACTGTCACCATTTAATAACAGCTTCATTCACGGTCCTCACCCCGGCTCTCGGAAATCAAGGAATCTCCTGTGCTTCAAATAAAGCCAAACACTCCTGATGACAAGGCTTTTCCCAAAATCACTTTTAATAGGTGTAGCTTGCTTTTCCCagtataaaaatggccattcctgattttatataaattaaatgTAGAGAATCATCATCAAAATGCATCAAGGCACAGGTATCAAACGGGGAGACGGTGTTGGAATCACAGTGGAGACAGGCCTCTGAAAGCAGGCACAGTACAGGCTGTAGTGACAGCCAGAGTCCAAGCCAGTCCAAGGCAGGTCCTCAGACTACAGGGTCCATGGGGGTGGGAGATACGCACAGGGCAGCAGACGGGTGGCACCAGGCTGCCTCTGCAGAGGGTCTGCGGCCTCCTCTGGATACCCGGAGGCTTCTGGGTACTCTGGCCTGTAATAGCAGCTGGTGGTCTTTTCCACGAATTGCCCTCTGTCCGCAGTGTCCTGCAAAACTTCTCCCACACATGGCACACGACGAGGGAGACCTCCTGCCGTCAGGCACAGCACCCAGATCTCGTCCGTTCGGGTGTTTTGCAGCTGGCTATATCCACAACCTTCGAGGGCTCCTCAGACCTCTGCCGCGCGATCATAGGCACCACCAGGTCAAACAAGGTCTCAAACAGGAAGTCCACATTGTACCCGGTCTTGGCACTGGTCTCAAAGCACATCTGCTCAGCAGATGGCATCTCCCTCTCATCCAGCATCTTGTACTTCAGGATCTTCTTGTAAAGGGCCATTGCATCCTCCAGCTGCACCTGCTTGGGCACCTTGGAGacacagctgccctccttctctgAGGCCTGTCCGTCCTTCTCCCCGCCCTCTGCGGCCCGCTCCGTGGTCAGGTCCACTTTGTTCCCCACAATGGCGAATAGGCAGTCACTGTTGGCTGTTTCCGTTAGGCCCAGGAACCTGTCCTCCAGCTCCAACAGGCTCTGCGGGTGGCTCACATCGTAGGTAAGGATGATGGCCGCCGCCCCCCGGCAGTACATGGAGCCCAGGCCGTGGAACTGCTCCCGCCCTGACAGGAAGGAAACGAGAAGCGGTTATTGCTCTCAGGGGGCACACATCCCCACGCTGTGGTCAGGATGCCCACCCTGCCCCCAAAGACTCAGGACACCAGGGCAGGGGGCTGAGACACTACTGGCCAGATAAAACTGGCCCGGGTGACCAACCAGGCCCCCATACCCTGCTAAAGCTGGCCCTGGTGAGTGAGCAGGGCCCCGTGTCCTGCTAAAGCTGGCCTCTCCACCGCAGGCACCAGAAGCAGTTCTCACACCTCACCACTCACCACTGTCAGTACTCAGGACAAGGGACACACAGGAGCCTCCTGATCAGGGAGTGGTtgcctgttctcactttaaaacAAGACACTTTGAGGACCCCCAGTTCAAATCACCACATCCACGTAAAAAGCTATTCATGGGTCtcggtggcacacatctttaatcccagcacttgggaggcagtcaGAACTGAAGTCACTAGTCTGGGAaatgaacacatttttttaagtAGCTGCTGAAATGTGATGACTGCTATAAGCTCTGTACATGCCCAGGGAAAGAAGGGATTTTGTCATTCGAGCTCTGCCACACGCAGCCTCAcagctgattggctgagagcTGGCAGAATCCCATGACAGTGTGAGCAGGAAGAACAAGGCAACGAGCCACTGAGGCAGAGGTGGGAACAGGACAAAGGCCAGAGCCAAGAGCTCAGCCCTGGAGACCTGCAAGCTGTGCCTCCCtgtgtatactttttttttttttttcatgaaactaAGATTTCCCCAGTGTTTCCAAGTTCAACCCACAATGCTACTGGAAAGGTTATTTTACTTTCACTTCATAAAGCCCAGTGAACTTTAAACAGCACTTACAGCCATAAACTTCCTCTGTGCACAAGAACTACatttcacctgcctctgttttaAGTATCTGATGATGGGATGGTCCATGGACACAGCTCTACAGGGACGTTtgcaaaaaacaaataataaagtcTTTATGCAACAAGGAAAGAGGAGCCACATGTCTccctaggtcagtggttctcaactgagGGTCTCGATacctttggggctgaagtgtccTTTCATAGTGGTCACCTGAAAAACCATCAGAAACACAGATATCTACAttacaattcgtaacagtagcaaaattacagttgtgaagtatcAATGAAGACAGTtctgtggttggggtcaccacagcatgaggaactgtttaAAGGCTGCAGCATtcggaaggttgggaaccacagCCTCAGGCCATGCTGTGTCCCCACCTCAGACAGTATGTACAGAGTGTGGAAAAGCAAGCCATGGGCCCTTAGTGTCACCACCAGGGCTTCTCTATGGGAACCATATTGATGCCTTGGATCCCAGATCTCAAGAGACAAAGGTgagtggatctccgtgagttcaaggccagccttgttctGTGAGCTTGGGACACAGAGAGagcctgccttaaaaaacaaatagTACCGCCGATGACACCCTTTGCCACAAGTCATGGCACAAGCCACCTCAGACAGGCCACAGGCCAGGGTTTGGTCCATCAGTGTCTGGCTGTTCCTCTAACAGGGTCTCAGACGAGGCTAACACACTGGGACCTCCTGTAACTTAGTATTCTGGCTCAGGAAGCCCTGGGAGGTT belongs to Meriones unguiculatus strain TT.TT164.6M chromosome 4, Bangor_MerUng_6.1, whole genome shotgun sequence and includes:
- the Rab20 gene encoding ras-related protein Rab-20; amino-acid sequence: MRKPDGKIVLLGDMNVGKTSLLQRYMERRFPDTVSTVGGAFYLKQWRSFNISIWDTAGREQFHGLGSMYCRGAAAIILTYDVSHPQSLLELEDRFLGLTETANSDCLFAIVGNKVDLTTERAAEGGEKDGQASEKEGSCVSKVPKQVQLEDAMALYKKILKYKMLDEREMPSAEQMCFETSAKTGYNVDFLFETLFDLVVPMIARQRSEEPSKVVDIASCKTPERTRSGCCA